In a single window of the Helicoverpa zea isolate HzStark_Cry1AcR chromosome 9, ilHelZeax1.1, whole genome shotgun sequence genome:
- the LOC124633386 gene encoding uridine 5'-monophosphate synthase isoform X1: MSHDKKLIDLAVKLFSIDAVKFGEFTTKSGIKTPVYFDLRVIVSYPDVMESISNLLLELAMKDLKYDHLCGVPYTALPIATILSVLTKKSMLMRRKETKAYGTKKSIEGHYKAGQSCLIVEDVVTSGSSVLETVRDLRKEGLIVTDAVIILDREQGGSNNLAADDVQIKSLFSMSSLIDILVKNNKITEEMVRKVKNYLKETQAPVIDKPLDRILLTYEKRAELAKNGVAKQLFNIMATKKTNLCLSVDMTSTTKILDLLEKVGEHVCLVKTHADIIEDYSTDFITRLKQLADRFNFLILEDRKYADIGHTVSLQYSKGLYKVADWADCVTAHSLPGEGILKALNSPNGVNRGVFLLAEMSSEGNLITPEYREATVSMASKYPELITGFVCQNKDTFKDPGLIQLTPGVQLESSKDDLGQVYNTPEKVILEKGGDVIVVGRGIVAAKSPEAQAVIYKDTLWKCYLKRVSGKLE; encoded by the exons atgtctcaCGATAAAAAACTCATTGACCTGGCAGTTAAGCTGTTTTCAATAGATGCCGTGAAGTTTGGAGAGTTTACGACTAAGAGCGGCATCAAAACAcctgtttattttgatttgagGGTTATAGTTAGTTACCCAGATGTAATG GAGTCAATATCGAATCTCTTACTGGAACTAGCAATGAAAGATTTGAAGTATGATCACCTGTGCGGTGTGCCGTACACAGCTCTGCCCATTGCCACTATACTGAGCGTACTAACCAAAAAGTCCATGCTCATGAGACGTAAAGAAACAAAAGCTTACGGAACCAAAAAATCTATTGAAGGACACTACAAGGCTGGCCAGTCATGCCTCATCGTTGAAGACGTTGTCACCTCAGGGTCCAGTGTACTGGAAACTGTAAGAGATTTACGTAAAGAAGGTCTGATTGTTACCGATGCTGTCATCATTCTAGACAGAGAACAAGGAGGCAGCAATAATCTTGCAGCTGATGATGTGCAAATCAAGTCATTGTTTTCTATGTCATCTCTGATTGATATCTTGGTTAAGAATAATAAGATTACGGAAGAAATGGTcagaaaagttaaaaattacTTGAAGGAGACTCAAGCTCCTGTTATTG ATAAACCATTGGACAGAATCCTGCTGACTTACGAGAAGCGTGCAGAACTAGCCAAAAACGGTGTTGCTAAACAACTGTTCAACATTATGGCAACCAAGAAGACGAACTTGTGCCTCTCAGTAGACATGACATCTACCACAAAGATCCTAGATCTTTTAGAAAAGGTTGGAGAGCATGTCTGCTTAGTAAAAACTCATGCAGACATCATTGAAGACTACAGCACTGACTTCATCACCAGACTCAAGCAACTGGCAGACAGATTTaactttttgattttagaaGACAGAAAGTATGCTGATATTGGGCATACTGTCTCTTTGCAGTATTCTAAAGGGTTGTACAAAGTAGCGGACTGGGCTGACTGTGTCACTGCCCATTCTTTGCCTGGTGAAGGGATACTTAAGGCCTTGAATTCACCGAATGGTGTCAATCGGGGTGTCTTTCTACTGGCTGAAATGAGCAGTGAG gGTAACCTTATAACACCAGAGTACAGAGAAGCAACAGTTTCAATGGCTTCTAAATACCCAGAACTGATTACTGGATTTGTTTGTCAAAATAAAGACACCTTCAAGGACCCTGGACTCATACAGCTGACTCCAGGAGTTCAGCTGGAGAGCAGTAAGGATGACCTGGGTCAGGTGTACAACACCCCAGAAAAGGTGATATTGGAGAAAGGTGGTGATGTCATTGTGGTAGGAAGAGGCATTGTGGCAGCAAAGAGTCCAGAAGCTCAAGCAGTCATTTACAAGGATACTCTGTGGAAATGCTACTTGAAGAGAGTTTCCGGAAAACTTGAGTAG
- the LOC124633386 gene encoding uridine 5'-monophosphate synthase isoform X2: protein MSHDKKLIDLAVKLFSIDAVKFGEFTTKSGIKTPVYFDLRVIVSYPDVMVSISNLLLELAMKDLKYDHLCGVPYTALPIATILSVLTKKSMLMRRKETKAYGTKKSIEGHYKAGQSCLIVEDVVTSGSSVLETVRDLRKEGLIVTDAVIILDREQGGSNNLAADDVQIKSLFSMSSLIDILVKNNKITEEMVRKVKNYLKETQAPVIDKPLDRILLTYEKRAELAKNGVAKQLFNIMATKKTNLCLSVDMTSTTKILDLLEKVGEHVCLVKTHADIIEDYSTDFITRLKQLADRFNFLILEDRKYADIGHTVSLQYSKGLYKVADWADCVTAHSLPGEGILKALNSPNGVNRGVFLLAEMSSEGNLITPEYREATVSMASKYPELITGFVCQNKDTFKDPGLIQLTPGVQLESSKDDLGQVYNTPEKVILEKGGDVIVVGRGIVAAKSPEAQAVIYKDTLWKCYLKRVSGKLE from the exons atgtctcaCGATAAAAAACTCATTGACCTGGCAGTTAAGCTGTTTTCAATAGATGCCGTGAAGTTTGGAGAGTTTACGACTAAGAGCGGCATCAAAACAcctgtttattttgatttgagGGTTATAGTTAGTTACCCAGATGTAATGGTA TCAATATCGAATCTCTTACTGGAACTAGCAATGAAAGATTTGAAGTATGATCACCTGTGCGGTGTGCCGTACACAGCTCTGCCCATTGCCACTATACTGAGCGTACTAACCAAAAAGTCCATGCTCATGAGACGTAAAGAAACAAAAGCTTACGGAACCAAAAAATCTATTGAAGGACACTACAAGGCTGGCCAGTCATGCCTCATCGTTGAAGACGTTGTCACCTCAGGGTCCAGTGTACTGGAAACTGTAAGAGATTTACGTAAAGAAGGTCTGATTGTTACCGATGCTGTCATCATTCTAGACAGAGAACAAGGAGGCAGCAATAATCTTGCAGCTGATGATGTGCAAATCAAGTCATTGTTTTCTATGTCATCTCTGATTGATATCTTGGTTAAGAATAATAAGATTACGGAAGAAATGGTcagaaaagttaaaaattacTTGAAGGAGACTCAAGCTCCTGTTATTG ATAAACCATTGGACAGAATCCTGCTGACTTACGAGAAGCGTGCAGAACTAGCCAAAAACGGTGTTGCTAAACAACTGTTCAACATTATGGCAACCAAGAAGACGAACTTGTGCCTCTCAGTAGACATGACATCTACCACAAAGATCCTAGATCTTTTAGAAAAGGTTGGAGAGCATGTCTGCTTAGTAAAAACTCATGCAGACATCATTGAAGACTACAGCACTGACTTCATCACCAGACTCAAGCAACTGGCAGACAGATTTaactttttgattttagaaGACAGAAAGTATGCTGATATTGGGCATACTGTCTCTTTGCAGTATTCTAAAGGGTTGTACAAAGTAGCGGACTGGGCTGACTGTGTCACTGCCCATTCTTTGCCTGGTGAAGGGATACTTAAGGCCTTGAATTCACCGAATGGTGTCAATCGGGGTGTCTTTCTACTGGCTGAAATGAGCAGTGAG gGTAACCTTATAACACCAGAGTACAGAGAAGCAACAGTTTCAATGGCTTCTAAATACCCAGAACTGATTACTGGATTTGTTTGTCAAAATAAAGACACCTTCAAGGACCCTGGACTCATACAGCTGACTCCAGGAGTTCAGCTGGAGAGCAGTAAGGATGACCTGGGTCAGGTGTACAACACCCCAGAAAAGGTGATATTGGAGAAAGGTGGTGATGTCATTGTGGTAGGAAGAGGCATTGTGGCAGCAAAGAGTCCAGAAGCTCAAGCAGTCATTTACAAGGATACTCTGTGGAAATGCTACTTGAAGAGAGTTTCCGGAAAACTTGAGTAG